A DNA window from Leptolyngbya subtilissima AS-A7 contains the following coding sequences:
- a CDS encoding YaiI/YqxD family protein produces the protein MQIWVDADACPNVIKEILFRAAKRVEIKTILVANQELQIPGSSYIESVLVRSGLDVADSYIVQHLQSGDLVVTADIPLAAEAIEKGAYALNPRGEFYDRGNIRERLSMRNFLNELRNGGVETGGPPPFSQRDTAAFANQLDRFLTKHRK, from the coding sequence ATGCAGATATGGGTTGATGCCGACGCTTGCCCTAATGTGATTAAAGAGATCCTGTTTCGGGCTGCCAAACGAGTTGAGATCAAGACTATCCTAGTCGCCAATCAAGAACTACAAATTCCAGGGTCTTCCTACATTGAGTCTGTCCTGGTGCGATCGGGTTTAGATGTAGCAGATAGCTATATCGTGCAGCACCTACAGTCTGGCGATTTGGTGGTCACAGCCGATATTCCTCTAGCTGCTGAAGCTATTGAGAAAGGTGCCTATGCCCTCAATCCTCGAGGTGAATTCTACGATCGCGGCAATATTCGAGAGCGCTTGTCGATGCGAAATTTCCTAAACGAGCTGCGCAACGGTGGGGTAGAAACCGGCGGCCCTCCCCCGTTTAGTCAACGAGATACAGCCGCATTTGCCAATCAGCTCGACCGCTTTTTGACCAAACACAGAAAATAG